In Camarhynchus parvulus chromosome Z, STF_HiC, whole genome shotgun sequence, a genomic segment contains:
- the GPBP1 gene encoding vasculin isoform X1: protein MAQHDFAPAWLNFPTPPSSTKSSLNFEKHSENFSWTENSYEANRRRHNSSEGFDPSAGRPNGGHFGRKERNGWRSQGRNGPENINQRGGYHGGGSRTRSSTFHCGKGQGLHEKNVLDNEIRKKEEKEVPNQFEAEDFPSLNPEYEREPNQNKSLAAGVWEYPLNPKSRSQRMLVIKKGSTKELRISGFPLVGSLHSQPVRNGTGTSVYKGLVPKPVTPPAKPTHWKSQAKENKLGNAFPPESAYGVGSFSPFKSTVKAFAVTQNSVKQCNWSNSSSPVDTSGQLRLTKLTRMRTDKKSEFLKALKRDRVKEEHEDENHDGQEKDDESFSLHNNNSPHRERDINRNFKNEIPQENGNASVTPQQIIQSSAFPQANVLSSSLEAEHRLLKEMGWQEDSENDETCAPLTEDEMREFQVISEQLQKNGLRKNGILKNGLVCNFKFGPWKNSTFKPALENEDSETSSSDTSDDDDV, encoded by the exons ATGGCGCAGCATGactttgctccagcctggcttaATTTTCCTACTCCACCATCATCAACAAAG TCATCACTGAATTTTGAGAAGCATTCTGAAAATTTTTCATGGACAGAGAATAGTTATGAAGCAAATCGCAGAAGACACAATTCTTCGGAAGGATTTGATCCTAGCGCTGGAAGGCCAAATGGAG gGCATTTTGGGCGAAAAGAGAGGAATGGGTGGCGTTCACAAGGTAGAAATGGTCCAGAAAATATAAACCAACGTGGAGGGTACCATGGTGGAGGTTCCCGTACTCGTAGCAGCACCTTCCATTGTGGAAAAGGCCAGGGACTGCATGAAAAGAATGTACTTGATAATGAAATCcggaaaaaggaagaaaaagaagtacCCAACCAGTTTGAGGCTGAGGACTTC CCATCTTTAAACCCTGAATATGAGAGGGAACCAAACCAGAATAAATCTCTAGCTGCAGGTGTGTGGG agtaCCCTTTAAATCCTAAATCTAGGTCTCAGAGAATGCTGGTCATTAAAAAAGGCAGTACAAAAGAACTGCGGATATCTGGATTCCCATTAGTGGGAAGTCTTCACTCACAGCCGGTAAGGAATGGAACTGGCACAAGTGTTTATAAAGGATTAGTCCCCAAACCTGTAACTCCACCTGCAAAG CCCACACACTGGAAAAgccaagcaaaagaaaataaacttgggAATGCATTTCCTCCTGAATCTGCATATGGTGTTGGCAGTTTCAGTCCTTTCAAATCAACTGTCAAGGCATTTGCTGTAACACAAAATTCAGTGAAACAG TGTAATTGGTCAAATTCTTCATCCCCTGTTGACACATCTGGTCAGCTTCGTTTAACAAAATTGACAAGAATGCGGACTGATAAGAAGAGTGAATTTTTGAAAGCATTGAAAAGAGATAGAGTGAAAGAGGAACATGAAGATGAGAATCATGATGGGCAAGAGAAG GATGATGAGTCCTTCAGCTTGCATAACAACAACAGTCCTCATCGTGAGAGAGATATAAACCGAAACTTCAAAAATGAGATTCCGCAGGAGAATGGCAATGCTTCAGTTACACCTCAGCAGATCATTCAGTCTTCAGCTTTCCCTCAGGCAAATGTTCTTTCGAGCTCACTTGAGGCAGAGCATAG GTTGTTAAAGGAGATGGGCTGGCAGGAAGACAGTGAAAATGATGAAACATGTGCTCCACTAACTGAGGATGAGATGAGGGAATTTCAAGTCATTAGTGAACAG ttACAAAAAAATGGCCTTCGGAAAAACGGCATTTTGAAAAATGGCCTCgtctgtaattttaaatttggcccctggaaaaacagcactttcaaacctgctctggagAATGAGGATTCTGAGACAAGCAGCAGTGATACAtcagatgatgatgatgtgtGA
- the GPBP1 gene encoding vasculin isoform X3, translating to MTLLQPGLIFLLHHHQQRSTTYAPLQSSLNFEKHSENFSWTENSYEANRRRHNSSEGFDPSAGRPNGGHFGRKERNGWRSQGRNGPENINQRGGYHGGGSRTRSSTFHCGKGQGLHEKNVLDNEIRKKEEKEVPNQFEAEDFPSLNPEYEREPNQNKSLAAGVWEYPLNPKSRSQRMLVIKKGSTKELRISGFPLVGSLHSQPVRNGTGTSVYKGLVPKPVTPPAKPTHWKSQAKENKLGNAFPPESAYGVGSFSPFKSTVKAFAVTQNSVKQCNWSNSSSPVDTSGQLRLTKLTRMRTDKKSEFLKALKRDRVKEEHEDENHDGQEKDDESFSLHNNNSPHRERDINRNFKNEIPQENGNASVTPQQIIQSSAFPQANVLSSSLEAEHRLLKEMGWQEDSENDETCAPLTEDEMREFQVISEQLQKNGLRKNGILKNGLVCNFKFGPWKNSTFKPALENEDSETSSSDTSDDDDV from the exons ATGactttgctccagcctggcttaATTTTCCTACTCCACCATCATCAACAAAG GTCTACCACTTATGCTCCTTTGCAGTCATCACTGAATTTTGAGAAGCATTCTGAAAATTTTTCATGGACAGAGAATAGTTATGAAGCAAATCGCAGAAGACACAATTCTTCGGAAGGATTTGATCCTAGCGCTGGAAGGCCAAATGGAG gGCATTTTGGGCGAAAAGAGAGGAATGGGTGGCGTTCACAAGGTAGAAATGGTCCAGAAAATATAAACCAACGTGGAGGGTACCATGGTGGAGGTTCCCGTACTCGTAGCAGCACCTTCCATTGTGGAAAAGGCCAGGGACTGCATGAAAAGAATGTACTTGATAATGAAATCcggaaaaaggaagaaaaagaagtacCCAACCAGTTTGAGGCTGAGGACTTC CCATCTTTAAACCCTGAATATGAGAGGGAACCAAACCAGAATAAATCTCTAGCTGCAGGTGTGTGGG agtaCCCTTTAAATCCTAAATCTAGGTCTCAGAGAATGCTGGTCATTAAAAAAGGCAGTACAAAAGAACTGCGGATATCTGGATTCCCATTAGTGGGAAGTCTTCACTCACAGCCGGTAAGGAATGGAACTGGCACAAGTGTTTATAAAGGATTAGTCCCCAAACCTGTAACTCCACCTGCAAAG CCCACACACTGGAAAAgccaagcaaaagaaaataaacttgggAATGCATTTCCTCCTGAATCTGCATATGGTGTTGGCAGTTTCAGTCCTTTCAAATCAACTGTCAAGGCATTTGCTGTAACACAAAATTCAGTGAAACAG TGTAATTGGTCAAATTCTTCATCCCCTGTTGACACATCTGGTCAGCTTCGTTTAACAAAATTGACAAGAATGCGGACTGATAAGAAGAGTGAATTTTTGAAAGCATTGAAAAGAGATAGAGTGAAAGAGGAACATGAAGATGAGAATCATGATGGGCAAGAGAAG GATGATGAGTCCTTCAGCTTGCATAACAACAACAGTCCTCATCGTGAGAGAGATATAAACCGAAACTTCAAAAATGAGATTCCGCAGGAGAATGGCAATGCTTCAGTTACACCTCAGCAGATCATTCAGTCTTCAGCTTTCCCTCAGGCAAATGTTCTTTCGAGCTCACTTGAGGCAGAGCATAG GTTGTTAAAGGAGATGGGCTGGCAGGAAGACAGTGAAAATGATGAAACATGTGCTCCACTAACTGAGGATGAGATGAGGGAATTTCAAGTCATTAGTGAACAG ttACAAAAAAATGGCCTTCGGAAAAACGGCATTTTGAAAAATGGCCTCgtctgtaattttaaatttggcccctggaaaaacagcactttcaaacctgctctggagAATGAGGATTCTGAGACAAGCAGCAGTGATACAtcagatgatgatgatgtgtGA
- the GPBP1 gene encoding vasculin isoform X2, protein MLVIKKGSTKELRISGFPLVGSLHSQPVRNGTGTSVYKGLVPKPVTPPAKPTHWKSQAKENKLGNAFPPESAYGVGSFSPFKSTVKAFAVTQNSVKQCNWSNSSSPVDTSGQLRLTKLTRMRTDKKSEFLKALKRDRVKEEHEDENHDGQEKDDESFSLHNNNSPHRERDINRNFKNEIPQENGNASVTPQQIIQSSAFPQANVLSSSLEAEHRLLKEMGWQEDSENDETCAPLTEDEMREFQVISEQLQKNGLRKNGILKNGLVCNFKFGPWKNSTFKPALENEDSETSSSDTSDDDDV, encoded by the exons ATGCTGGTCATTAAAAAAGGCAGTACAAAAGAACTGCGGATATCTGGATTCCCATTAGTGGGAAGTCTTCACTCACAGCCGGTAAGGAATGGAACTGGCACAAGTGTTTATAAAGGATTAGTCCCCAAACCTGTAACTCCACCTGCAAAG CCCACACACTGGAAAAgccaagcaaaagaaaataaacttgggAATGCATTTCCTCCTGAATCTGCATATGGTGTTGGCAGTTTCAGTCCTTTCAAATCAACTGTCAAGGCATTTGCTGTAACACAAAATTCAGTGAAACAG TGTAATTGGTCAAATTCTTCATCCCCTGTTGACACATCTGGTCAGCTTCGTTTAACAAAATTGACAAGAATGCGGACTGATAAGAAGAGTGAATTTTTGAAAGCATTGAAAAGAGATAGAGTGAAAGAGGAACATGAAGATGAGAATCATGATGGGCAAGAGAAG GATGATGAGTCCTTCAGCTTGCATAACAACAACAGTCCTCATCGTGAGAGAGATATAAACCGAAACTTCAAAAATGAGATTCCGCAGGAGAATGGCAATGCTTCAGTTACACCTCAGCAGATCATTCAGTCTTCAGCTTTCCCTCAGGCAAATGTTCTTTCGAGCTCACTTGAGGCAGAGCATAG GTTGTTAAAGGAGATGGGCTGGCAGGAAGACAGTGAAAATGATGAAACATGTGCTCCACTAACTGAGGATGAGATGAGGGAATTTCAAGTCATTAGTGAACAG ttACAAAAAAATGGCCTTCGGAAAAACGGCATTTTGAAAAATGGCCTCgtctgtaattttaaatttggcccctggaaaaacagcactttcaaacctgctctggagAATGAGGATTCTGAGACAAGCAGCAGTGATACAtcagatgatgatgatgtgtGA